The following proteins come from a genomic window of Nitrospira sp.:
- a CDS encoding hypothetical protein (putative outer membrane secretion protein - Rhodobacter capsulatus) → MNACTHWIHAQVRVLALSVILLALTGCSARDSLLLLSPTMLPTLSGLTLSAGTLNPSFAAHVTRYTTMAIDTPSITVTPTAGPGATITVNGTPVASGTASGAITLQAGHRVVTVAVTSNSGTATYTITAHRLAQESYIKASNTGAGDLFGFSVALDGDTLAVGAIGEASNGRGVNSGAEADNSARASGAVYVFTRHGGTWHQQAYIKASNTKIISHSEDGAAFGSRVALSGNTLAVAAPFESSSVRGVNSGTGADNDAPASGAVYVFTRHNGTWHQQAYIKASNTDQGDFFSQSVALDGETLAVGAFEESSSGRGINSAAEADNSAFGSGAVYVFTRHNGTWHQQAYIKASNAEANDLFGFSVALDANTLAVGATGESSNGRGVNSGAEADNSAPGSGAVYVFTRHGGTWHQQAYIKASNAESSNAFGISVALSNHTLAVGAVQDTSGAVYILTQNGGAWYEQTFVKASNADKGDSFGISVALYGNTLAVGATGESSNGRGVNSGAEADNSARNAGAVYVGCVVRVHSQHHPTTHLSEERCSR, encoded by the coding sequence ATGAACGCATGTACCCACTGGATTCACGCCCAGGTCCGTGTTCTCGCCTTGAGTGTGATCCTCCTTGCCCTGACCGGCTGTTCGGCGCGGGACAGCCTCCTATTGCTGAGCCCAACGATGCTGCCAACTTTGAGCGGGCTCACACTGTCAGCCGGCACGCTGAACCCGAGCTTTGCAGCGCACGTCACACGCTATACCACCATGGCCATCGACACACCAAGCATCACCGTGACCCCGACCGCCGGACCAGGGGCGACCATTACCGTGAACGGCACGCCGGTCGCCAGCGGCACGGCTTCGGGTGCCATCACACTGCAGGCGGGGCACCGGGTCGTCACCGTGGCGGTCACGTCGAACAGCGGCACCGCCACCTATACCATCACTGCTCATCGACTAGCGCAGGAATCTTATATCAAGGCGTCCAATACGGGAGCCGGTGATCTCTTCGGCTTCAGCGTGGCCCTGGACGGCGACACGCTCGCGGTTGGGGCAATTGGAGAGGCCAGCAACGGGCGGGGAGTCAACAGCGGCGCCGAAGCCGACAACAGCGCACGCGCCAGTGGCGCGGTGTACGTCTTCACCCGACACGGTGGCACCTGGCACCAGCAGGCTTACATCAAAGCCTCCAATACGAAGATCATTAGTCACAGCGAAGATGGTGCTGCGTTCGGCTCCCGCGTGGCCCTGAGTGGCAATACACTCGCTGTCGCGGCACCTTTCGAGTCCAGCAGCGTCCGGGGCGTTAACAGCGGCACTGGAGCGGATAACGATGCGCCCGCGTCCGGCGCGGTGTACGTCTTCACTCGCCACAACGGCACCTGGCACCAGCAGGCCTACATCAAAGCCTCCAATACAGATCAAGGTGACTTCTTTAGCCAAAGCGTGGCTCTGGATGGCGAGACGCTGGCGGTCGGAGCATTTGAAGAGAGCAGCAGCGGCCGAGGAATCAACAGCGCCGCTGAAGCCGACAACAGCGCGTTCGGCAGTGGCGCGGTGTACGTCTTCACCCGCCACAACGGCACCTGGCACCAGCAGGCCTATATCAAAGCTTCCAATGCGGAGGCCAATGACCTCTTCGGTTTCAGCGTGGCCTTGGATGCCAACACGCTCGCGGTCGGGGCAACTGGAGAGTCCAGCAACGGCCGAGGGGTCAACAGCGGCGCCGAAGCCGACAATAGCGCGCCCGGCAGTGGTGCGGTGTACGTCTTCACCCGACACGGCGGCACCTGGCACCAGCAGGCCTACATCAAAGCCTCCAATGCGGAGAGCTCTAATGCTTTCGGCATCAGCGTGGCCTTAAGCAACCACACTTTGGCCGTTGGAGCTGTCCAAGATACCAGTGGCGCGGTCTATATCCTCACTCAGAACGGGGGCGCCTGGTACGAGCAGACCTTTGTTAAAGCCTCCAATGCAGACAAGGGTGATTCTTTTGGCATCAGCGTGGCTCTGTACGGCAACACGCTCGCGGTCGGGGCAACTGGAGAGTCCAGCAACGGCCGAGGAGTCAACAGCGGTGCTGAAGCCGATAACAGCGCGCGCAATGCTGGTGCGGTGTATGTCGGGTGCGTGGTGCGAGTCCATTCGCAGCACCATCCCACCACCCATCTCAGCGAGGAGCGGTGCAGCAGATAG
- a CDS encoding Glutamate-1-semialdehyde 2,1-aminomutase: MNTSRSAKLFTEAQQLIPGGVNSPVRAFRAVGGQPRFIARAKGSRLYDVDRNVYIDYVLSWGPMILGHAPAAVISAIKSAAGRGTSYGAPTESEVSLAREIRNAFPSMEKIRLVSSGTEAVMSAIRVARGFTKRTGVMKFEGCYHGHGDYLLAKAGSGLATLGIPDSPGVPDDFAKHTLTAPYNDIRTVQQLIQANRDQLACIIVEPIAGNMGVVPPAPDFLAALRQLTSDHNILLIFDEVISGFRVGYGGAQALYGITPDLTVLGKIIGGGLPVGAYGGRKEIMDLIAPVGPVYQAGTLSGNPLAVSAGLATLKQLRMKGVYKKLEERAATLAKGIGGAAKKAGIPVTQTRVGSMLTTFFTPGPVVDWNTAKQSDTKRYGQFFHHMLEQGVYLAPSQFEAAFLSTAHITQDIEKTVRAAHTAFKKL; encoded by the coding sequence ATGAACACATCCCGCTCTGCCAAGCTCTTCACCGAAGCTCAGCAACTCATTCCCGGTGGCGTCAACAGTCCTGTCCGGGCCTTCCGCGCGGTCGGCGGGCAGCCACGCTTTATCGCACGGGCGAAAGGATCACGGCTCTATGATGTGGACCGTAACGTCTATATCGATTATGTGCTGTCGTGGGGGCCGATGATTTTAGGCCACGCCCCTGCCGCGGTGATCAGCGCGATCAAGAGTGCTGCAGGGCGAGGCACGAGTTACGGAGCGCCGACTGAGTCGGAAGTCTCACTGGCCCGAGAAATACGGAACGCCTTCCCCTCCATGGAAAAGATCCGGCTTGTCAGCTCCGGCACCGAAGCCGTCATGAGTGCCATCCGCGTCGCGCGCGGATTCACCAAGCGGACCGGCGTCATGAAATTCGAGGGCTGTTACCATGGTCACGGCGATTATCTATTGGCAAAGGCCGGGTCAGGCCTGGCGACCTTGGGGATTCCGGATTCGCCGGGTGTGCCGGACGACTTTGCCAAACATACTCTCACCGCTCCCTATAATGATATTCGTACGGTCCAGCAGCTCATCCAAGCCAATCGGGATCAGCTTGCCTGCATCATCGTGGAACCGATCGCAGGGAATATGGGAGTCGTTCCTCCTGCTCCCGATTTCCTCGCCGCACTGCGGCAGCTGACCAGCGATCACAACATCCTATTGATTTTCGATGAAGTCATCTCGGGTTTCCGTGTCGGTTATGGAGGAGCGCAGGCACTCTATGGCATCACGCCGGACCTCACGGTTCTCGGGAAGATCATCGGTGGCGGGTTGCCGGTCGGTGCTTACGGCGGACGGAAAGAGATCATGGATCTCATCGCGCCGGTCGGCCCGGTTTATCAGGCCGGTACGCTTTCCGGTAATCCGCTGGCAGTTTCAGCGGGATTGGCCACTCTCAAGCAGCTGCGGATGAAGGGAGTCTACAAAAAACTCGAAGAGCGAGCAGCAACTCTCGCCAAAGGAATCGGCGGGGCTGCAAAGAAGGCCGGAATTCCCGTGACCCAAACACGAGTTGGGTCGATGCTCACCACTTTCTTTACTCCAGGTCCTGTCGTGGATTGGAATACGGCGAAACAGTCCGATACGAAGCGGTACGGTCAATTTTTTCACCACATGCTGGAACAGGGCGTCTACCTCGCGCCTTCTCAGTTCGAGGCTGCCTTTCTCTCGACTGCTCACATCACACAAGACATCGAGAAGACTGTCCGGGCGGCTCACACCGCCTTCAAAAAACTCTAA